The proteins below come from a single Triticum aestivum cultivar Chinese Spring chromosome 5D, IWGSC CS RefSeq v2.1, whole genome shotgun sequence genomic window:
- the LOC123122165 gene encoding glycine oxidase, protein MDAFAFSPAPSPNAAPFPSASPSSRGHRFSIRGPRRRRPLPALRSSAAPSASHHDVVVVGAGIVGLSIARHLLLHTPLSVAVADAAVPCSGATGAGQGYVWMSHRTPGSDTWDLAVRSKQLWEDLAAEMDGLRAGGARESLGWMKTGSLLVGRTSKELATLEEKTKVLSQAGINAECLSASSLHALEPALCVRNDGGAMFLPEDRQIDAFQAVSLIEKINRSYSPKGRYMELYNDPAMSLIRSEVTGRVEGVQTSKNILYGRKATVVASGAWTRSLLHSFLGPNSTLDIPVKPRKGHLLVLENFDMLKLNHGIMELGYVDHQGDNSHSIHLSSTSNKDEHDAASISMTATLNTKGHLVLGSSREFKGFSREVDKSILKSIWDRAGEFFPAINNVHLDIDEDKEIRIGHRPYMPDGKPVIGFVPDMSNVLIATGHEGSGLALALGTAEMVTDMILGDPGRVDFTPFSIENRFSGTA, encoded by the exons ATGGACGCCTTCGCCTTCTCCCCCGCTCCGAGCCCCAACGCCGCGCCATTCCCCTCCGCCTCCCCGTCCTCGCGCGGCCACCGCTTCTCCATCcgcggcccgcggcggcggcgcccgCTCCCGGCCCTCCGATCCAGCGCCGCCCCCTCGGCCTCCCACCACGACGTGGTCGTCGTGGGCGCCGGGATCGTCGGCCTCTCCATcgcccgccacctcctcctccacaccccgctctccgtcgccgtcgccgacgctGCCGTCCCCTGCTCCGGCGCAACAGGCGCAG GGCAGGGGTACGTGTGGATGTCGCACCGGACGCCCGGGAGCGACACGTGGGACCTGGCGGTGCGGAGCAAGCAGCTGTGGGAGGACCTCGCGGCCGAGATGGACGGCCTCCGCGCCGGCGGCGCGCGTGAGAGCCTTGGGTGGATGAAGACAG GAAGCTTATTAGTTGGAAGAACCTCTAAAGAGCTGGCTACGCTGGAGGAGAAGACTAAGGTTCTGTCTCAGGCAGGAATCAATGCGGAGTGCTTGTCCGCCTCTTCGTTGCATGCATTAGAACCCGCACTCTGTGTCCGAAATGATGGTGGTGCTATGTTCTTACCTGAAGACCGTCAAATCGATGCGTTCCAGGCTGTGTCTTTGATTGAAAAG ATCAATAGGTCATATTCTCCAAAAGGGAGATATATGGAGCTCTACAATGATCCTGCCATGTCATTAATAAG ATCAGAGGTTACTGGAAGGGTTGAAGGTGTCCAAACTTCTAAGAACATCTTATATGGCAGAAAAGCTACTGTAGTTGCTTCTGGTGCTTGGACTCGGTCCTTATTGCATAGTTTCTTAGGACCAAATTCTACACTGGATATTCCTGTGAAGCCACGAAAG GGTCATCTGCTTGTGTTGGAAAATTTTGACATGCTAAAGCTGAATCATGGCATAATGGAGCTGGGATATGTTGACCATCAGGGCGATAATTCACATAGCATACACTTGTCCTCAACATCcaataaagatgagcatgacgccgCATCCATATCAATGACAGCAACATTAAATACAAAAGGGCATTTAGTTTTAG GAAGCAGCAGGGAGTTTAAAGGATTTTCAAGGGAGGTTGATAAATCCATACTGAAGAGTATATGGGACCGTGCAGGAGAATTCTTTCCTGCCATCAACAATGTTCATCTTGATATTGATGAGGACAAAGAAATCAGAATTGGGCACCGTCCCTACA TGCCTGATGGGAAGCCAGTAATTGGATTTGTTCCGGATATGTCAAATGTTTTGATTGCAACAGGACATGAAGGAAGTGGACTTGCTTTG GCGCTAGGTACTGCTGAAATGGTGACAGATATGATTCTTGGTGACCCTGGAAGAGTGGACTTCACGCCTTTCTCCATAGAAAATAGATTTTCAG GAACAGCATGA
- the LOC123122164 gene encoding calcium-dependent protein kinase 22 — protein MGGCYSVIAASRLLARRRAAAAIMPVASTDDCPTDSDANSSSCCKKKRRSTKWRRSAPILGEDDQCAPGGESFAKRYRLGAELGRGEFGVTRGCEDAATGEALACKTIRRKRLRRAADAEDVRREVEILRRMSALEGAAGAVVRLREACEDAEGVHLVMELCEGGELFDRIFARSHYTERAAAKIGRTIAQVVQLCHDNGVMHRDLKPENFLFAGKEEDSPLKAIDFGLSVYFEPGERFTEVVGSGIYMAPEVLMRSYGPEADVWSAGVILYILLCGVPPFWGDTDEHIAESIIRGEIKFEREPWPKVSQTAKDLVKKMLDPDPATRLTAKQVFEHPWLKNADKAPNVSLGELVRSRLKQFSSMNKFKKKALGVVAKNLPAEDIENYTQMFQMIDKDKDGTLTLEELKEGLRINGHAVPETEIQMLLEAGDIDGNGTLDTDEFVTVLLHIKKMSNEEYLPEAFKYFDKDGNGYIEMEELMEALGDDELGPDEQVIKDIIRDVDTDEDGRISYQEFQVMMRSGSDWRNASRRYSRANFSNLSHQLNLSQKLCQ, from the exons ATGGGTGGCTGCTACTCTGTCATCGCGGCCTCCAGGCTGCTGGCCCGgaggcgcgccgccgccgccatcatgcCCGTGGCCAGCACCGACGACTGCCCCACCGACAGCGACGCCaacagcagcagctgctgcaagaAGAAGCGTAGGTCGACCAAGTGGAGGCGGAGCGCGCCGATCCTGGGCGAGGACGACCAGTGCGCGCCCGGCGGGGAGTCCTTCGCCAAGCGGTACCGGCTGGGCGCGGAGCTGGGGCGCGGGGAGTTCGGGGTGACGCGCGGCTGCGAGGACGCGGCCACGGGCGAGGCGCTGGCGTGCAAGACCATCCGCCGCAAGCGCCTGCGCCGCGCCGCCGACGCCGAGGACGTGCGGCGGGAGGTGGAGATCCTGCGGCGCATGTCGGCGCTTGAGGGCGCGGCCGGCGCCGTGGTGCGGCTCCGCGAGGCCTGCGAGGACGCCGAGGGCGTGCACCTGGTGATGGAGCTGTGCGAGGGCGGCGAGCTCTTCGACCGCATCTTCGCCCGGAGCCACTACACGGAGCGCGCCGCCGCCAAGATCGGCCGCACCATCGCGCAGGTCGTGCAGCTGTGCCACGACAACGGGGTCATGCACCGGGACCTCAAGCCCGAGAACTTCCTCTTCGCCGGCAAGGAGGAGGACTCGCCGCTCAAGGCCATCGACTTCGGCCTCTCCGTCTACTTCGAGCCCGGGGAGCGGTTCACCGAGGTGGTCGGCAGCGGGATCTACATGGCGCCGGAGGTGCTCATGAGGAGCTACGGCCCGGAGGCCGACGTCTGGAGCGCCGGCGTCATCCTCTACATCCTCCTCTGCGGAGTGCCTCCTTTCTGGGGAG ACACCGATGAGCACATCGCCGAGTCGATAATCCGGGGTGAAATCAAGTTCGAGAGGGAGCCATGGCCCAAGGTCTCCCAAACAGCAAAGGACCTTGTCAAGAAGATGCTTGATCCGGATCCTGCTACCCGCTTGACAGCAAAGCAAGTCTTTG AGCATCCGTGGCTCAAGAACGCCGACAAGGCTCCAAATGTGTCACTTGGAGAGCTTGTTCGATCCAGGCTTAAGCAATTCTCATCCATGAACAAGTTCAAAAAGAAGGCACTCGGA GTCGTTGCCAAGAATTTACCGGCGGAGGACATCGAGAACTACACTCAGATGTTTCAAATGATAGACAAGGACAAGGACGGTACTTTGACGCTTGAGGAGCTCAAGGAGGGCTTGCGGATAAACGGTCATGCTGTTCCTGAGACAGAGATACAGATGCTGTTAGAAGCT GGTGACATAGATGGAAATGGCACCTTGGACACTGACGAGTTTGTGACAGTCTTACTTCACATCAAAAAAATGAGTAATGAGGAGTACCTACCTGAAGCTTTCAAATACTTTGACAAAGATGGCAATGGATATATTGAAATGGAGGAATTGATGGAGGCTTTAGGTGATGACGAACTAGGCCCAGATGAGCAAGTGATCAAAGACATTATACGTGATGTTGACACGGATGAG GATGGTCGCATTAGCTATcaggagtttcaagtgatgatgaGATCTGGCTCAGACTGGAGGAATGCTTCTCGGCGGTACTCAAGAGCAAATTTCAGCAACCTCAGTCATCAGCTCAACCTCAGTCAAAAGCTGTGCCAATGA